The following proteins are encoded in a genomic region of Arachis stenosperma cultivar V10309 chromosome 4, arast.V10309.gnm1.PFL2, whole genome shotgun sequence:
- the LOC130975893 gene encoding F-box/kelch-repeat protein At3g06240-like: MGFISLPFSPMKRKIHPRVHVIGSCNGLVCLHREPYSLTVWNPTTGSYKAFSYYRHIVRNSYPLEKTWNCLKPLRITLLSGFGYDESKDDYLVIAAWKDKREENHFDFYSLRSSSWKSFDVALPNNTTRRRDPGLFFNGALHWLPEDINDDKILVFDITKKRFSVIYKPEKEVISYHAKMIVLGGCLALYFTVKSSIHGKIWIMEEYKVHTSWTLYKNPKGLFQPLCVSSDGNLVGLSGNSSLMKARANVERELSYASRVHVGYHTYDDHKSIMYTQSFMPLPSDSEEKKKKKRELGM; the protein is encoded by the coding sequence ATGGGATTCATATCTCTCCCATTCTCTCCTATGAAGAGGAAAATTCATCCTAGGGTTCATGTAATCGGTTCCTGCAATGGCTTGGTTTGTTTACATAGAGAGCCTTATTCGCTTACCGTATGGAACCCAACAACCGGTTCCTACAAAGCGTTTTCGTATTATCGTCACATTGTTAGGAATTCTTATCCTCTCGAGAAGACTTGGAATTGTTTAAAGCCTCTTCGGATAACTCTTCTTTCTGGGTTTGGGTACGATGAATCAAAAGATGACTACTTGGTAATTGCAGCTTGGAAGGATAAGAGAGAGGAGAACCACTTTGATTTCTATTCACTGAGAAGCAGTTCATGGAAGAGCTTTGATGTTGCACTTCCCAACAACACCACTAGGAGGCGAGATCCTGGGTTGTTCTTCAATGGGGCTCTTCATTGGTTGCCTGAAGATATCAATGATGATAAAATTCTTGTCTTTGATATCACAAAAAAGAGATTTTCAGTGATATATAAGCCAGAAAAGGAGGTGATTTCTTACCATGCAAAGATGATAGTCTTGGGAGGGTGTCTAGCCTTGTATTTCACAGTGAAAAGCAGCATCCATGGTAAGATATGGATCATGGAAGAATACAAAGTGCATACATCTTGGACTCTGTATAAGAATCCAAAAGGTTTATTTCAGCCTCTTTGCGTCTCCAGTGATGGTAATCTTGTTGGATTGAGCGGTAACAGCAGTCTCATGAAAGCGAGAGCCAATGTTGAAAGAGAGTTGTCCTATGCATCAAGAGTGCACGTTGGTTATCATACTTATGATGATCATAAGAGCATTATGTATACACAGAGTTTCATGCCACTTCCTAGTGACTctgaggagaagaagaaaaagaagagagaattAGGTATGTAA